The proteins below come from a single Vicugna pacos chromosome 13, VicPac4, whole genome shotgun sequence genomic window:
- the RNF207 gene encoding RING finger protein 207, with translation MSGAIFAPLEGPSALDAASGHPLVCPLCHAQYERPCLLDCFHHFCAGCLRGRAADGHLSCPLCQYQTAVKGPSGLPPVDRLLQFLVDSSGDGLEVVRCANCDLECGKQDAETTYFCNTCGQPLCARCRDETHRARMFARHDIVALGQRSRDVLQKCTLHAEPYIMFSTDKKSLLCIRCFRDMQRESRAHCVDLESAYVQGCERLQQAVLAVKALQTATREAIALLQAMVEEVRRSAADEEAAIHALFGSMQDKLAERKALLLQAVQSQYEEKDKAFKEQLSHLATLLPTLQVHLVICSSFLSLANKAEFLDLGYELMERLQGIVTRPHRLRPAQSSKITSDHRAEFARCLEPLLLPGPRWAAGAGGGTSMLAGGSGPKVMLGPSCPSPVGKMLGSPVQKPTLHRSISTKVLLAEGDDSPFMEHCRHYEDSYRSLQMEMQNLKDQVQELHRDLTKHHSLIKAEIMGDILHKSLQVDAQITAEYASVEGMRVVFQEIWEESYQRAANEQEIYEAQLRDLLQLKQENAYLTTITKQITPYVHSIAKVKERLEPRFQAPVDEQSDHLQNTYDDGVNGEAQARNDPVSVLEKREKTSEPKGNSRALSSLTDEPSLKNKDSHRPKPKNGGDIPTRRERPA, from the exons ATGTCCGGAGCTATCTTCGCTCCTCTGGAGGGCCCGAGCGCGCTGGACGCGGCAAGCGGCCACCCGCTTGTGTGCCCGCTGTGCCACGCGCAGTACGAGCGCCCGTGCCTGCTGGACTGCTTCCACCACTTCTGCGCCGGCtgcctgcgcggccgcgccgccgaTGGCCACCTCTCCTGCCCGCTGTGCCA ATACCAGACGGCGGTGAAGGGCCCCAGCGGGCTCCCTCCAGTGGATCGGCTGCTGCAGTTCCTGGTGGACAGCTCAGGGGATGGCCTGGAGGTGGTGCGCTGTGCCAACTGTGACCTGGAGTGCGGCAAGCAG GACGCGGAGACCACGTACTTCTGCAACACCTGCGGGCAGCCGCTGTGCGCGCGCTGCCGCGACGAGACGCACCGGGCACGCATGTTCGCGCGCCACGACATCGTGGCCTTGGGCCAGCGCAGCCGCGACGTGCTCCAGAAGTGCA CGCTGCACGCCGAGCCCTACATCATGTTCTCCACCGACAAGAAGTCGCTGCTGTGCATCCGCTGCTTCCGGGACatgcagag GGAGAGCCGGGCCCACTGCGTGGATCTCGAGTCGGCGTATGTGCAGGGCTGCGAGCGGCTGCAGCAGGCGGTGCTG GCGGTGAAGGCCCTGCAGACCGCCACGCGGGAGGCCATCGCGCTGCTGCAGGCGATGGTGGAGGAGGTGCGACGCAGCGCAGCCGATGAGGAGGCCGCCATCCACGCCCTCTTCGGCAGTATGCAG GACAAACTGGCAGAGAGGAAAGCGCTGCTGCTTCAAGCTGTACAGAG CCAGTATGAAGAAAAGGACAAGGCCTTCAAGGAGCAGCTCTCCCATTTGGCCACTCTGCTGCCCACCCTGCAG GTTCACCTGGTCATCTGCTCTTCCTTCCTCAGTTTGGCCAACAAGGCTGAGTTCCTGGACCTGGGCTAT GAGCTGATGGAGAGACTGCAGGGCATCGTCACACGGCCACATCGCCTGAGGCCGGCACAGAGCAGCAAG ATCACCAGCGACCACCGCGCCGAGTTCGCGCGCTGCCTGGAGCCGCTGCTGCTGCCGGGGCCACGCTGGGCGGCGGGTGCTGGGGGTGGCACCAGCAT GCTAGCAGGGGGCTCGGGCCCCAAGGTAATGCTGGGGCCCAGCTGTCCTTCCCCAGTGGGAAAGATGTTGGGGTCACCGGTCCAAAAGCCCACGCTGCACCGGTCCATCAGTACCAAGGTGCTGCTGGCAGAGGGTGACGATTCACCCTTCATGGAGCACTGCCGCCACTATGAGGACTCCTACCGG AGCCTGCAGATGGAGATGCAGAACCTGAAGGACCAGGTCCAGGAGTTGCACCGGGACCTCACCAAGCACCACTCGCTCATCAAGGCCGAGATCATGGGCGACATTCTGCACAAGTCCTTGCAGGTGGACGCCCAGATCACTGCGGAGTACGCGTCCGTGGAGGGGATGAGAGTCGTCTTCCAGGAG ATTTGGGAGGAATCCTACCAGCGGGCGGCTAATGAGCAGGAGATTTATGAAG CCCAGCTCCGTGACCTTCTCCAGCTGAAACAGGAGAATGCCTACCTGACCACCATCACCAAGCAGATCACACCCTACGTCCACTCCATTGCCAAGGTGAAGGAGCGGCTGGAGCCCAG GTTTCAGGCACCCGTGGATGAACAGTCGGACCACCTCCAAAACACGTATGACGACGGCGTGAATGGCGAGGCCCAGGCCAG GAATGATCCAGTAAGTGTcttggaaaagagagagaagacctCAGAGCCTAAAGGGAACAGCCGGGCTCTGAGCAGCCTCACAGATGAGCCTTCACTGAAAAACAAAGATTCTCATAGACCCAAACCAAAAAATGGGGGTGACATCCCCACGCGGAGAGAGCGCCCAGCCTAG
- the ICMT gene encoding protein-S-isoprenylcysteine O-methyltransferase, with translation MAGCAARAPPGSEARLSLATFLLGASVLALPLLTRAGLQGRTGLALYVAGLNALLLLLYRPPRYQIAIRACFLGFVFGCGVLLSFSQSSWNHFGWYMCSLSLFHYSEYLVTAVNNPKSLSLDSFLLNHSLEYTVAALSSWIEFTLENIFWPELKQITWLSTTGLLMVVFGECLRKAAMFTAGSNFNHVVQNEKSETHTLVTSGVYAWFRHPSYVGWFYWSIGTQVMLCNPICGVSYALTVWRFFRDRTEEEEISLIHFFGEEYLEYKKRVPTGLPFIKGVKVEL, from the exons ATGGCGGGCTGCGCGGCGCGGGCTCCGCCGGGCTCCGAGGCGCGCCTCAGCCTCGCCACCTTCCTGCTGGGCGCCTCGGTGCTCGCGCTGCCGCTGCTCACGCGCGCCGGCCTGCAGGGCCGTACCGGGCTGGCGCTCTACGTGGCCGGGCTCAacgcgctgctgctgctgctctacCGGCCGCCGCGCTACCAG ATAGCCATCCGAGCCTGTTTCCTTGGCTTTGTGTTTGGCTGTGGAGTGCTGCTAAGTTTTAGCCAGTCTTCTTGGAATCACTTTGGCTG GTACATGTGCTCCCTGTCACTGTTCCACTATTCCGAATACTTAGTCACGGCAGTCAACAATCCCAAGAGTCTGTCCTTGGATTCCTTTCTCCTGAATCACAGTCTGGAGTATACAGTAGCTGCCCTTTCTTCTTGGATAGAGTTCACACTCGAAAATATCTTTTGGCCAG AGCTGAAGCAGATCACCTGGCTCAGCACCACGGGGCTGCTGATGGTGGTCTTTGGAGAATGTCTGAGGAAGGCAGCGATGTTTACAGCTGGTTCCAATTTCAACCACGTGGTGcagaatgaaaaatcagaaacTCACACTCTGGTGACCAGCGGAGTATACGCTTGGTTTCGGCATCCTTCCTATGTTGGGTGGTTTTACTGGAGCATCGGAACCCAG GTCATGCTGTGTAACCCCATCTGCGGCGTGAGCTACGCTCTGACCGTGTGGCGATTCTTCCGCGACcggacagaagaggaggaaatcTCACTGATTCACTTTTTTGGAGAGGAGTACCTGGAGTATAAGAAGCGAGTGCCCACGGGCCTGCCTTTTATAAAGGGGGTCAAGGTGGAGCTATGA